From the Companilactobacillus ginsenosidimutans genome, the window TACAAACTATAAACAGCTGGCTTCACAGTTGCACTAACTGGTGTAACCTGCATCAGGCTAACTTTGACCTCTAGAGAAGTAATCTTATTTGAAGTGCTGACAATCGAAAGTTTAACATCTTCTTCATCAGTTTTACCCTTATTAGATTTAACTTCCAACAAAGGCACAATCATTTCTTGAGGTGAACTCCCACCATGAACGTAATTATATGATCCAGCGGATTTGAAAATATTAGCAGTAGTTGGATAATAAACGCTTCTATCATCATTATTATTCAAAATGTCTGATAGTTTTTGAGATCCAATTCCAGGTTCATCAATCGTCTCTGATGTAATCATGTAGCGCTGAGATTTAGCATCGTTTTCAACATGAGAGACATCAATTTTATCCTCAGGTAAAAGTTTTGCATCTCGATAAATATATCCATGGTCAGCTGTAACATAAAAATGGTTAATACTGCTACTGCGAAGACGTAATATCAGCTTTTTAATATCATTGATAGTCTCTTCAGTAGCCTTAAATACATCATCTTCAGTTTTTCGATTATCTGCAATAGCATCAATTTGGTTGTGGTAGATATAAACAACTTGTTTACCTGCAAACCACTCACGAATATCTTTTGTACTAGCGCCCTTCAAATCATCAAGAGGAAAAGTACAACTATCTTGATTTGCTGACTGTAATATCTTTTCGCGACTCTTCATATCAGTAGCTTCACCGCCATCAACGAGGAGCTTCTTTTCGTCCAAACAAAGCGTTTCATTAGGTAATAATGACGGCATACCCATATAAGTTACAGATGGCAATCCAGTAATCATATAATCCATTTTCTGCTCACTAACTTGAGAAGATTTACCCAACTCGTCTTGAAGTTCCTTAGCAGCTTCAAATCTAAATGCATCAGAAATAATAACAACTATTCTGTTAGTCTCAGGTTCAACATAGTTTTTGTAAAAATTACGTTGAAGCTTGCGTGGTGAAATGGCATCAAAATGGAAATTCTTATTCCATGCCAATAATTGTTTATCCAAATATGAATTAACATAAACATCTTCAATCAGCAATTTAGTCTTCTCAAACTCTTCAGGCTGATCAGTTTCTTGGTAGTAGTAAATGAATTTACGATAGTAAGTATCCATCTCAAATCCACCATCAACATAACTACCCACAATGTTATCGAAACTTTGCTCCGGTTCATCTTGAGACATCAAGACAATGAAATACGCCATCTTCATCATCTGATAATACGACTTAATTGGATCAACATGTCCAAAATGCATATCTGAGCGTTTCTTGATCAATACATCGATGAGTTGACCATTAATTTGTGCATCCAAATCCTCAAGACCTAATCTGTCCTGAATCCAGTTCAAAACTAACCAATCAAAGTACTTGAATACATCTGATTTGGCAATAACGTTAATATCCATATCTTTAAAAATTGAGCCACCATTAATAAATGCCCAAACTGCAGCTTCAACATCAGAATATGTATCACCAGATGATTGATATGACTTAGTACCGAATTGCTGCATAAATGTCTGTACGTTAGCAACTTTCTCACTTAAATCATATTCAGATAATGACTTAGGAAATTGAACATCCATCTGCTTAAATGTTGTCGTCAGATACATGGCAGAACTAAATTTCACCAAATCATGTTCTTTGTTATAGTTGAATTCATATTTGACTGTATCCCAAAACGTATCTAAAACATTGAATTTCTCAAATTGTGCCAAATACTCATTATCATTAAGATTAGCAGTCATGATAACTTGTAAGATGTCAAAGAAGCTGAACAATGGTGTCTTGAGCTTCACAATTGTTGCCATGATTGACCATTCTGGGTTCTCCTGATAACTGCTTAACTCAAAAGTTGCAAAGGCATTACGACGTTCTTTGTTTCCAAAGAAATCCATATGATTTGCCACAAAATCTCGCATAGATTCAGGCAATCCCAAATCCTTACGAAGAATCTCTTTTGAATCGGCAGTAAATGTATCCGAATATCTCACCATATCTCTTAAATGATTTTCATCAAGAATCGGTTGAGCTGCAGGAGAATAAACCAGCACCTTTTTATCATCATCAATGGCATTTAATTTAATCTTAGTCTCAAGTTGAT encodes:
- the pglZ gene encoding BREX-1 system phosphatase PglZ type A; the protein is MADVDLKQVVESLKNKFQGRYQFIFWYDNDAEFEDNIEELSTDLEDIAKVVVLQPGHQLETKIKLNAIDDDKKVLVYSPAAQPILDENHLRDMVRYSDTFTADSKEILRKDLGLPESMRDFVANHMDFFGNKERRNAFATFELSSYQENPEWSIMATIVKLKTPLFSFFDILQVIMTANLNDNEYLAQFEKFNVLDTFWDTVKYEFNYNKEHDLVKFSSAMYLTTTFKQMDVQFPKSLSEYDLSEKVANVQTFMQQFGTKSYQSSGDTYSDVEAAVWAFINGGSIFKDMDINVIAKSDVFKYFDWLVLNWIQDRLGLEDLDAQINGQLIDVLIKKRSDMHFGHVDPIKSYYQMMKMAYFIVLMSQDEPEQSFDNIVGSYVDGGFEMDTYYRKFIYYYQETDQPEEFEKTKLLIEDVYVNSYLDKQLLAWNKNFHFDAISPRKLQRNFYKNYVEPETNRIVVIISDAFRFEAAKELQDELGKSSQVSEQKMDYMITGLPSVTYMGMPSLLPNETLCLDEKKLLVDGGEATDMKSREKILQSANQDSCTFPLDDLKGASTKDIREWFAGKQVVYIYHNQIDAIADNRKTEDDVFKATEETINDIKKLILRLRSSSINHFYVTADHGYIYRDAKLLPEDKIDVSHVENDAKSQRYMITSETIDEPGIGSQKLSDILNNNDDRSVYYPTTANIFKSAGSYNYVHGGSSPQEMIVPLLEVKSNKGKTDEEDVKLSIVSTSNKITSLEVKVSLMQVTPVSATVKPAVYSLYFVDDQNQLISGQVTVNANKGEDSTVQDRIFSKQIVLADRTYDKSKKYYLVIKNTRNGVVESIPYIMDITIPGGFGFDI